One Triplophysa rosa unplaced genomic scaffold, Trosa_1v2 scaffold609, whole genome shotgun sequence genomic region harbors:
- the LOC130551063 gene encoding olfactory receptor 52E4-like, whose amino-acid sequence MNVINTSVSLNISVVRPEYFFITGLSGIPYTRYHYIFLFCIYFIAVIGNCAVLVIIVVNRSLHSPKYISVFNLALADLGITNAQIPNIVRTFLFESQYISYNACLANMTFVYFFSGTQVLTLVVLAYDRFTAICLPLRYHAIVTNTVMFVVFSAIYALTAVMIIIMVYFISRLSFCKTNVIESYFCDHGPVYRLACNDNSNSASHAKLITGVYLLGPFPIIVISYLAIFLVLSKITNWEGCIKALRTCASHLLVVGLVYLPKTCIYIIAFTTYLSPNARIISSSLSYVIPPMLNPMIYVLNTAEIKDTIRKAFKNRSGPGVLN is encoded by the coding sequence TCCCTCAATATCTCAGTTGTGCGTCCTGAATACTTTTTTATCACTGGACTTTCAGGTATCCCATACACACGCTATCActatattttcttgttttgcatttattttattgctgtaATTGGGAACTGTGCAGTTCTTGTCATTATAGTTGTTAACAGGAGTCTGCACAGCCCAAAGTACATTAGTGTGTTTAATTTAGCTTTGGCTGACTTGGGTATAACAAATGCACAGATTCCTAACATAGTTAGGACTTTTCTTTTCGAGTCACAGTACATCTCTTATAATGCTTGTTTAGCCAATATgacgtttgtttatttctttagtGGTACACAGGTTCTCACTCTTGTTGTTCTGGCATACGATCGGTTCACTGCAATATGCCTGCCGCTCAGATATCATGCTATTGTGACGAATACTGTCATGTTTGTAGTTTTTTCAGCAATATATGCATTAACTGCTGTAATGATAATCATAATGGTGTATTTTATCAGCCGTCTTTCATTTTGTAAAACTAATGTAATAGAAAGTTATTTTTGTGATCATGGACCAGTGTACAGGTTGGCATGTAATGATAATAGCAATAGCGCTTCTCACGCAAAGCTTATCACAGGTGTATACCTTCTAGGACCATTTCCCATTATAGTCATCTCATATCTAgccatttttcttgttttaagcaaaaTCACAAATTGGGAAGGATGTATTAAAGCTCTGAGGACGTGTGCTTCGCACCTTTTGGTGGTGGGGTTAGTTTATCTTCCGAAGACTTGCATTTACATTATAGCATTTACAACATATCTTTCTCCCAATGCGAGAATCATCAGCTCATCGCTTTCATATGTCATTCCACCAATGTTAAATCCAATGATTTATGTGTTGAACACAGCTGAAATAAAAGACACAATTcgaaaagcatttaaaaacagaTCTGGACCAGGTGTTTTAAACTGA